A DNA window from Salvia splendens isolate huo1 unplaced genomic scaffold, SspV2 ctg1070, whole genome shotgun sequence contains the following coding sequences:
- the LOC121788543 gene encoding pentatricopeptide repeat-containing protein At3g05340-like — MSAVRCVLTKFRPPPPLLLSWCRSSTSSLHISPHTSKDTLSSFTDANLIELINSCSRQGNIRLGSHLHAYLIKNPPSFDVGAPLTRRNTQLIYNCLLHMYCKCGQLSDAVHLFDEMPLRDTVSWNSLISGFLKVGNLETGFGYFKLLLGSTEYMFDHASLTSVLSACGGKELLAIVKRLHALAILSGYHRDVTVGNALTTSYFRCLSLELGMCVFYEMAERNVVSWTAAISGMAQNEYYAGSLNLFVEMYHSSISPNGLTYLAALTACSGLLALKEGAQIHGVVCKMGYQSNLCIESALMDVYSKCGCVEEAWRIFESAEVLDEVSMTVILAGFAQNGYGEEAIRLFVKMVKAGAYLDPNMISAILGVFGIGASQGLGMQIHSMVTKKGSASNVFVSNGLINMYSKCGELEGSVKVFEGMVKKNQVSWNSMIAAFARHGDGLRALELYEQMKLAGVEPTDVTFLSLLHACSHVGFLHKGMELLQSMEMTYGMRPRVEHYACVVDMLGRAGMFREAKSFIEGLRVKPDALVWQALLGSCSIHGNVDVGNYAAEQLAQAAPDSPVLFVSMANIYSSRGLWKERARTIKKMNEIGVAKDTGASWIEVNKKIHSFVVADRIHQQGDDIYAVLTLLFRHMRDDGLSTTDLNCSSSIAHFPYYWMVCCA; from the coding sequence ATGAGTGCTGTCAGATGCGTCCTCACGAAATTCCGGCCTCCGCCGCCTCTACTTCTTTCGTGGTGCCGTTCCTCAACCTCATCCCTCCACATTTCACCTCACACCTCCAAAGACACATTATCTTCCTTCACAGATGCGAACCTCATCGAACTGATCAATTCTTGCAGCAGACAAGGCAATATCCGCCTGGGTTCTCACCTCCACGCTTACCTCATCAAGAACCCTCCATCTTTTGATGTCGGAGCTCCACTCACTCGTCGAAACACTCAGCTCATCTACAACTGTTTACTCCATATGTACTGCAAATGCGGACAACTTAGTGATGCAGTCCACCTGTTCGACGAAATGCCGCTTAGAGACACTGTCTCGTGGAACTCGCTCATTTCGGGTTTCCTTAAAGTGGGAAACTTGGAAACCGGATTCGGATATTTCAAATTGTTGCTGGGCTCTACTGAATACATGTTTGATCACGCGAGTTTAACTTCGGTGCTATCGGCTTGTGGTGGAAAGGAGTTGCTTGCCATTGTGAAGAGGCTACACGCATTGGCGATTCTAAGTGGTTATCACAGGGATGTAACAGTCGGAAATGCCCTAACCACTTCGTATTTCAGATGTTTGTCGCTGGAGTTGGGGATGTGCGTTTTTTATGAGATGGCGGAGAGGAATGTTGTCTCTTGGACGGCTGCTATTTCGGGAATGGCGCAGAATGAGTATTATGCTGGGAGCTTGAACCTGTTCGTGGAAATGTACCACAGTTCAATTTCTCCCAATGGTTTGACGTATTTGGCTGCACTGACGGCCTGCTCTGGACTGTTGGCGCTCAAGGAAGGTGCTCAGATTCATGGTGTGGTTTGTAAGATGGGGTATCAATCGAATTTGTGCATCGAGAGTGCATTGATGGATGTGTATTCAAAATGTGGTTGTGTGGAGGAGGCGTGGCGGATATTTGAGTCTGCTGAGGTTCTTGATGAGGTGTCTATGACTGTTATACTTGCTGGTTTTGCACAGAATGGATACGGGGAGGAGGCTATACGGTTGTTTGTGAAGATGGTGAAGGCGGGAGCCTATCTCGATCCCAACATGATTTCAGCCATTCTTGGGGTGTTTGGCATTGGTGCTTCTCAGGGTCTAGGCATGCAGATTCACTCTATGGTGACCAAGAAGGGTTCTGCTTCGAATGTCTTTGTTAGCAATGGCTTAATCAACATGTATTCCAAATGTGGGGAGTTGGAAGGATCAGTTAAGGTTTTTGAGGGCATGGTTAAGAAGAATCAAGTGTCGTGGAACTCCATGATTGCAGCTTTTGCTCGCCATGGTGATGGGTTGAGAGCGCTCGAGTTATACGAACAGATGAAGTTAGCCGGTGTGGAACCAACAGATGTTACATTTCTGTCCTTGCTTCATGCTTGTAGTCATGTTGGGTTCCTGCACAAGGGCATGGAGTTGTTACAATCCATGGAGATGACGTATGGAATGAGGCCGAGAGTGGAGCATTACGCTTGTGTAGTAGACATGCTCGGCAGAGCAGGGATGTTTAGAGAAGCCAAGAGTTTCATAGAGGGGTTGCGGGTGAAACCAGACGCACTTGTTTGGCAAGCATTGCTCGGCTCTTGCAGCATCCATGGCAATGTTGACGTGGGGAATTATGCAGCCGAGCAGCTGGCTCAAGCGGCACCTGATAGTCCAGTGCTGTTTGTCTCCATGGCCAACATCTACTCTTCTAGAGGGTTGTGGAAGGAACGAGCAAGAACAATAAAGAAGATGAACGAGATAGGAGTTGCGAAAGACACAGGTGCTAGTTGGATTGAGGTTAATAAGAAGATTCACAGTTTTGTTGTTGCTGATCGAATCCATCAACAAGGCGACGATATTTACGCTGTGCTGACGCTGTTGTTTAGACACATGAGAGATGATGGCCTCTCCACCACTGACCTAAATTGCTCAAGCTCCATTGCACATTTTCCATATTATTGGATGGTTTGTTGTGCATGA